One part of the Candidatus Poribacteria bacterium genome encodes these proteins:
- a CDS encoding mandelate racemase, whose product MKIRCIKAYQVDLPLYEGSYNWSGGKSVSVFDSTIVSIETDAGITGYGEVCPLGPFYLPAYATGTRTGIAELAPHLIGEDPTQLLPLNQHMDTALKGHPYVKSAIDMACWDILGKVSNQSVCTLLGGRYGSDFMLYRAISQQSPDEMAAKVATYRAEGYRKFQLKVGGDPNTDIERIRAVAELMYPGDVLIADANTGWLMHEAARVVRGVSDVDVYIEQPCLSYEECLAIRQRTGHLFVLDETIDSIHALLRGHADRGMDVVNIKISKFGGLTKAKLARDLCVELGIAMTIEDSWGGDITTAAIAHLAHSTPTAFLFTATDFNSYVTVSTAEGAPQRTNGRMAASTQPGLGITPDMDVLGEAIVRVE is encoded by the coding sequence ATGAAAATTCGATGTATCAAAGCGTATCAAGTCGATCTCCCGCTTTATGAAGGCAGTTATAACTGGTCTGGCGGGAAATCCGTATCTGTTTTCGACAGCACCATCGTCTCAATTGAAACCGACGCAGGCATCACCGGCTACGGCGAGGTCTGTCCGCTGGGACCGTTCTATCTCCCCGCCTATGCCACAGGTACCCGCACTGGGATCGCCGAACTCGCACCACACCTCATCGGCGAAGACCCGACACAACTGCTTCCGCTCAACCAACACATGGACACCGCGCTCAAGGGACACCCGTACGTGAAATCCGCAATTGACATGGCGTGTTGGGATATTCTCGGCAAAGTTTCCAATCAATCGGTCTGTACGCTTCTCGGCGGGCGGTACGGGTCGGATTTCATGCTCTATCGTGCGATTTCCCAACAATCCCCCGACGAGATGGCGGCGAAAGTTGCCACCTATCGTGCGGAAGGATATCGTAAATTCCAGTTGAAAGTGGGCGGCGATCCGAACACCGATATTGAACGTATCCGAGCGGTCGCCGAACTGATGTACCCGGGAGATGTCCTCATTGCGGATGCGAATACGGGTTGGTTGATGCACGAAGCCGCCCGTGTCGTCCGAGGTGTAAGCGACGTGGATGTCTACATCGAACAACCGTGTCTCTCCTACGAAGAGTGCCTTGCTATCCGTCAGCGTACGGGTCACCTCTTCGTTCTTGATGAAACGATAGACAGTATCCACGCGTTGTTGCGCGGACATGCCGATCGGGGGATGGATGTCGTCAACATCAAGATAAGCAAATTCGGCGGACTCACTAAAGCAAAACTCGCCAGGGATCTATGTGTTGAACTCGGAATTGCAATGACCATTGAAGACAGCTGGGGTGGCGATATTACAACCGCCGCTATTGCGCATCTCGCCCACAGTACACCGACAGCATTTCTCTTCACGGCGACAGATTTCAATAGCTACGTCACCGTCAGCACGGCGGAAGGGGCACCGCAACGCACCAACGGCAGGATGGCAGCCTCAACGCAACCCGGCTTAGGAATCACGCCTGATATGGATGTGTTAGGTGAAGCGATAGTCCGCGTGGAATAA
- the nifS gene encoding cysteine desulfurase NifS: MERIYLDYNATTPLRPEVRDAMMPYLIEAFGNGSSIHAYGREARTAIDTAREQVADLIGAKSPSEIIFTGSGTEADNHAIKGLTELQKSRGKGNHIITSSVEHHAVLHTCQYLEQRGFEVTYLPVDRYGRIRVEQLREAVRDTTVLISIMHVNNENGTVQPLEEICAIAQEHEIPLHTDAVQSVGKLEMNVQELGVNLLAFSGHKIYAPKGIGVLYIRRGTRLANLVHGGSHERNRRAGSENVPAIVGLGTAADLAKQEQNTYAQHLDALTQRLREGLDAHIDRLHYNGHPYHCAPGTLNVSFESVEGESLILRLDMEGICVSTGSACTSGSMEPSHVLAALGLPPRLAQGTVRFSLGRNTTEAEIDAVIAKLPKVIQQMRTLYRG; encoded by the coding sequence ATGGAACGCATCTATTTAGACTATAACGCCACAACACCGCTCCGCCCCGAAGTCAGGGACGCAATGATGCCGTATCTCATCGAGGCATTCGGTAACGGTTCCAGCATCCACGCCTATGGACGCGAAGCCCGCACCGCGATCGACACCGCCCGCGAGCAGGTCGCCGACCTTATCGGTGCCAAAAGTCCGAGTGAGATTATTTTCACCGGCAGCGGCACCGAAGCCGATAACCACGCCATTAAAGGGCTGACCGAACTCCAAAAGAGTCGGGGCAAGGGCAACCATATCATCACCTCCTCCGTGGAGCATCACGCCGTCTTGCATACCTGTCAATATCTGGAGCAACGCGGTTTCGAGGTAACCTATCTCCCTGTAGATAGATACGGACGGATTCGTGTTGAGCAACTGCGTGAGGCAGTTCGTGATACAACAGTCCTCATCTCTATCATGCACGTCAACAACGAGAACGGCACAGTGCAACCGCTCGAAGAGATATGCGCGATTGCGCAGGAACACGAGATCCCGCTCCACACCGATGCCGTGCAATCGGTCGGTAAATTGGAAATGAACGTTCAAGAACTCGGTGTGAACCTCCTCGCCTTCTCCGGACATAAGATTTACGCCCCCAAAGGTATTGGTGTCCTCTACATCCGCCGCGGCACCCGACTCGCAAATCTCGTTCACGGGGGGTCGCATGAACGCAATCGACGCGCCGGATCTGAAAACGTCCCTGCCATCGTTGGCTTAGGCACTGCTGCCGACCTTGCGAAACAGGAGCAGAACACCTATGCACAGCATCTCGACGCTTTAACCCAAAGACTCCGCGAAGGCTTGGATGCACATATTGATCGCCTGCACTATAACGGACATCCCTACCACTGCGCCCCCGGCACGCTCAACGTCTCGTTTGAATCGGTGGAGGGTGAAAGCCTCATCTTACGCTTGGACATGGAGGGTATCTGTGTCTCGACGGGTTCGGCGTGTACCTCTGGCTCTATGGAACCGTCGCACGTCCTCGCTGCCCTCGGCTTACCTCCGCGTTTGGCACAAGGCACCGTGCGTTTTTCTCTTGGTAGAAACACGACCGAAGCCGAGATCGATGCGGTCATCGCCAAATTACCGAAAGTCATTCAGCAAATGCGGACCCTATATAGGGGCTAA
- a CDS encoding aminotransferase class III-fold pyridoxal phosphate-dependent enzyme → MHTILERYQKTFAKDREMSDAANHLFPDGVTHDGRYMSPFPVYITRADGSKKWGLDDKQFIDYWAGHGALLLGHNPPAVVEAVTAQMQRGTHYGACHPLEMEWGSLVTQLVPSAERVRFVSSGTEATLMAIRLARTYTGKNKVLKFAGHFHGWHDSVILGAYPPFDMNVPGIPQEVRETTLLSPPNDIDAVETLLKTDKDIACIILEPTGASFGIVPTDGVFLKQLRELTKAHGVLLIFDEVITGFRVSPGGAQAHYDVTPDMTTLAKILAGGLPGGALAGKTEVLELISMKSERHGLKMPHPGTFNANPLSAAAGIAMLNIVKTGEPHERANRTAARLRTELNTVIDDYGLDWVVYGEFSGIKLLVGHGEKGMRTSDFDPYTWDYRKLKGSSDADMLMRLRCGLLLNGIDLAGNGGMTTAAHTEEDVTETVAAFAQTLEWLKAEKAL, encoded by the coding sequence ATGCACACCATTTTAGAACGCTACCAAAAAACTTTTGCAAAGGATCGAGAGATGTCCGATGCCGCAAACCATCTGTTTCCGGACGGTGTAACGCACGATGGACGGTATATGTCCCCCTTTCCGGTTTATATCACGCGGGCGGACGGCTCGAAGAAATGGGGACTTGATGACAAGCAATTTATTGACTATTGGGCGGGGCACGGTGCGCTCCTCCTCGGACATAATCCCCCAGCGGTTGTGGAAGCGGTGACGGCACAGATGCAGCGCGGGACGCACTACGGTGCCTGCCACCCGTTGGAGATGGAATGGGGTTCGCTCGTGACGCAACTGGTCCCCTCAGCCGAACGCGTCCGATTCGTCAGCTCCGGGACAGAGGCGACGCTGATGGCGATCCGGCTTGCACGCACCTATACGGGTAAGAATAAGGTGCTGAAATTTGCCGGGCATTTCCACGGTTGGCACGACAGCGTTATCTTAGGGGCATATCCACCTTTCGATATGAACGTCCCCGGTATCCCGCAGGAGGTGCGTGAGACAACCCTGTTATCTCCACCGAACGACATTGATGCCGTTGAGACGCTCTTGAAAACGGACAAGGACATTGCCTGTATCATCCTCGAACCGACAGGCGCCTCCTTCGGTATTGTCCCGACGGACGGGGTATTTTTGAAGCAACTGCGTGAGTTGACAAAGGCACACGGTGTGCTGCTGATTTTCGACGAGGTTATCACAGGGTTCCGGGTCTCTCCCGGCGGCGCACAAGCGCATTACGACGTCACGCCGGATATGACAACACTGGCGAAGATTTTGGCGGGCGGACTCCCGGGGGGTGCGCTTGCTGGCAAAACAGAGGTTCTGGAACTGATTTCGATGAAATCGGAACGCCACGGGTTAAAAATGCCGCATCCCGGCACCTTTAATGCGAACCCACTCTCCGCCGCCGCTGGCATTGCAATGCTCAACATCGTCAAGACAGGTGAACCGCACGAACGGGCAAACCGGACCGCAGCGAGGCTTCGCACCGAACTGAACACCGTCATTGATGACTATGGACTGGATTGGGTGGTTTACGGCGAATTTTCGGGAATTAAACTGCTCGTCGGGCACGGTGAAAAGGGGATGCGGACTTCGGATTTCGATCCATACACGTGGGATTATCGGAAACTGAAGGGGAGTAGCGATGCGGACATGCTGATGCGCCTCCGGTGCGGTCTACTGCTCAATGGGATTGATCTCGCTGGTAATGGGGGAATGACGACGGCAGCGCACACGGAGGAAGACGTTACAGAGACAGTCGCAGCGTTTGCACAGACGCTTGAGTGGCTGAAGGCGGAGAAGGCGTTGTAA
- the argJ gene encoding bifunctional glutamate N-acetyltransferase/amino-acid acetyltransferase ArgJ, which produces MKQIEGGITAVSGIRAAGLHAGIKAADAKDVALIVTDTPATAAGVFTKNSVTAAPVIVCREHLSDGRAQAVIVNSGNANACTGEVGMANARRMAAATAEQLGIDANLVLVSSTGVIGQQLPMDTIESGIQAAASALSTEGGADAAEAIMTTDTHPKSVAVEIEIGDTPVRIGGIAKGSGMIAPNMATMLSYLTTDARINAETLQAALNRVVEDTYNLLTVDTDRSTNDTVLILATGHADNAEIVTVDGEDYEAFCEGLQSVCTELVKMLARDGEGATKLVEVIVKHAKNRDDAEKAARAVAESPLVKTAVFANDANWGRIMMAIGKSGAEFDPYQVDVYLADYRLVKNGMDAGYDEDEATALFAQDPVHITIDLRAGDTEITMWTCDYSYDYIRINADYRT; this is translated from the coding sequence ATGAAACAGATAGAAGGCGGAATCACGGCAGTGTCCGGTATCCGCGCAGCAGGTCTCCACGCCGGTATTAAAGCCGCAGATGCCAAGGACGTAGCACTCATCGTTACCGATACGCCAGCAACGGCGGCTGGCGTTTTCACAAAAAATAGTGTCACCGCCGCCCCCGTCATTGTATGCCGCGAGCATCTCAGCGACGGACGCGCACAAGCCGTTATTGTCAATAGCGGGAACGCCAACGCTTGCACCGGTGAGGTCGGCATGGCGAACGCGCGACGAATGGCTGCCGCAACAGCTGAACAGCTCGGTATAGACGCAAATCTCGTCCTCGTCTCCTCTACCGGTGTTATTGGACAGCAATTGCCGATGGACACAATCGAAAGTGGGATCCAAGCCGCCGCGAGCGCACTCAGTACCGAAGGGGGTGCCGATGCCGCCGAAGCGATTATGACGACGGATACACATCCGAAATCTGTCGCTGTAGAGATCGAAATTGGCGATACACCCGTGAGAATCGGTGGAATTGCGAAAGGCTCCGGGATGATCGCACCGAATATGGCGACGATGCTCTCCTATCTGACCACGGATGCGCGAATCAACGCCGAAACGCTCCAAGCCGCCCTGAATCGTGTCGTAGAGGATACCTACAATCTTTTGACGGTTGATACCGATCGCAGCACGAATGACACGGTGCTGATCCTCGCAACCGGGCATGCTGACAACGCCGAAATCGTTACAGTAGACGGAGAAGATTACGAGGCTTTTTGTGAGGGATTGCAGTCCGTCTGCACCGAATTGGTGAAGATGCTCGCCCGCGACGGTGAAGGTGCGACGAAACTCGTTGAGGTAATCGTCAAACACGCTAAAAACCGAGACGATGCCGAAAAAGCGGCGCGTGCCGTTGCGGAATCCCCACTCGTCAAAACCGCCGTTTTCGCCAACGATGCGAATTGGGGACGGATTATGATGGCGATCGGAAAATCGGGGGCGGAATTCGACCCGTATCAGGTGGACGTCTATCTTGCGGATTATCGACTCGTCAAAAATGGGATGGATGCTGGCTACGATGAAGACGAAGCCACGGCTCTGTTCGCACAAGACCCCGTGCACATCACGATTGACCTCCGTGCCGGTGATACAGAGATAACGATGTGGACCTGCGATTATTCCTACGATTATATTCGGATTAATGCGGATTACCGGACATAA
- a CDS encoding DUF4159 domain-containing protein, producing MRGKITSGALMTSLVFHIVIALVAGLYLLTQTGQFKDLMGIEILYPKAPPKPKVGRKFVVKPIIKPTVPTRNIVIEQIQVQPRVEILFIHESNFQPQQVLRFSLQTVKVKPPTDPNPPKVITPNPAGLTDVIHADLLVSDAPDALAFSAPIVTVPSARTRTVFRGIAGHLKVTLEHPPGLSMVENVGAARDALGDVVENITLSSYVVPPLPKGEPGGRVIGKGKDIRGILRFARVRHELSDWWADASALNALTKWLNERTNIKTDMNVEGGAVKLNDANLFKTPLAFMTGHDPGLVRSRKMYGWKYGTGRIDGRLSESEAAGMRRYLVEKGGFLVFDDCGVNAPAQAMVRLFLSQMRYVMPEYHVERISNNHEIYNNFYAMGGPPVGYDIFWWGTRPPKRNFLEGISVGEKLAVIVVRRDYMCAMETVSYPTRSVHYSPGVYRFMTNVVVYALTHGSISDYSGYVPESALIKKALPKHAPTAAEVSGFE from the coding sequence ATGCGTGGAAAAATAACATCAGGTGCCCTGATGACTTCGTTGGTGTTCCACATCGTCATTGCGCTTGTTGCTGGACTCTATCTGCTCACACAAACCGGGCAGTTTAAAGATCTGATGGGCATTGAAATTCTCTATCCCAAAGCACCACCGAAGCCTAAAGTGGGAAGAAAATTTGTCGTGAAACCTATTATTAAGCCGACTGTTCCAACACGAAACATTGTCATTGAACAGATTCAGGTACAACCGCGTGTGGAGATTCTGTTTATCCACGAGTCAAATTTCCAACCACAGCAAGTCCTCAGGTTTTCACTCCAAACCGTCAAAGTAAAACCACCCACAGATCCGAACCCACCGAAAGTCATCACACCGAATCCAGCAGGACTAACAGATGTGATACACGCGGATTTGTTGGTGTCGGATGCTCCTGACGCCTTGGCGTTCTCCGCGCCTATCGTAACAGTCCCCTCTGCCCGAACGAGAACCGTCTTTCGCGGTATCGCCGGACACTTGAAGGTAACCCTTGAGCATCCACCGGGACTGTCAATGGTTGAAAACGTCGGTGCGGCACGCGATGCGCTCGGTGATGTCGTCGAGAACATCACGCTTTCCAGTTACGTCGTACCCCCCCTCCCCAAAGGCGAACCGGGTGGACGTGTCATCGGTAAAGGAAAGGACATCCGCGGTATCCTCCGTTTTGCACGCGTCCGACATGAGCTTTCTGACTGGTGGGCGGACGCTTCTGCACTCAACGCATTGACGAAATGGCTCAACGAGCGAACCAACATCAAAACCGATATGAATGTTGAGGGAGGCGCCGTGAAACTCAACGATGCAAATCTCTTTAAAACCCCACTCGCCTTTATGACAGGGCATGATCCGGGACTCGTCCGTTCCCGGAAGATGTATGGATGGAAGTATGGTACCGGTAGAATAGATGGCCGCCTCAGCGAGTCTGAAGCCGCTGGCATGCGTCGCTATCTCGTTGAAAAAGGTGGATTCCTTGTCTTTGACGACTGCGGTGTGAACGCCCCTGCACAGGCGATGGTTCGTCTCTTCCTCTCACAGATGCGCTACGTCATGCCTGAATATCACGTCGAGCGGATCTCTAACAATCACGAAATCTACAACAACTTCTATGCGATGGGGGGTCCGCCTGTCGGATACGACATCTTCTGGTGGGGCACCCGTCCCCCGAAACGGAACTTCCTTGAAGGTATCTCTGTCGGTGAGAAATTAGCGGTTATCGTTGTCCGTCGTGATTACATGTGTGCGATGGAGACCGTCAGCTATCCGACGCGGAGTGTCCACTATTCCCCAGGGGTCTACCGTTTTATGACGAACGTTGTCGTGTATGCATTGACGCACGGCTCGATCTCCGATTACTCTGGTTATGTGCCTGAGTCCGCACTCATCAAGAAAGCACTCCCAAAACATGCCCCTACCGCTGCCGAGGTCAGTGGTTTCGAGTAA
- a CDS encoding alpha-ketoacid dehydrogenase subunit beta: protein MKTITYRDALKEALVEEMERDDAVFLMGEDIAEYGGAYKVTDGLFQEFGKDRIRNTPISEAAIIGTALGAAVTGMRPVAELMYIDFTAVGMDQIVNQVAKIRYMVGGQLDVPLVIRTQGGAGRSSAAQHAQSLEAWFVHIPGLLVVMPSTPYDAKGLLKTAIRDDNPIMFIEHKLLYTEEGEIPEQEYTIPLGVADVKREGEDITILATSRMVLNALTAADTLAAEGISAEIIDPRTLMPLDKDSILDSVRKTNRLLIAHEAVGRAGFGAEIAALVVREAFDYLDAPIERVAAAPVPVPFAPVMENFVIPDAEQIADAARKLVRYEI, encoded by the coding sequence ATGAAAACTATTACGTATCGAGACGCGCTCAAGGAAGCACTCGTAGAGGAGATGGAACGCGATGATGCCGTCTTTCTGATGGGCGAGGATATCGCTGAATACGGTGGTGCCTATAAAGTAACGGACGGACTGTTCCAAGAATTCGGGAAAGACCGAATCCGAAACACGCCGATTTCAGAAGCCGCCATCATCGGGACTGCACTCGGCGCGGCGGTGACGGGGATGCGTCCTGTCGCGGAGTTGATGTACATCGACTTCACAGCGGTCGGCATGGACCAAATCGTGAACCAGGTCGCCAAGATCCGTTATATGGTGGGCGGTCAGTTAGATGTGCCGCTCGTGATTCGGACGCAGGGCGGTGCAGGGCGATCCTCGGCGGCGCAGCACGCACAGAGTCTTGAAGCCTGGTTCGTGCATATCCCCGGACTGCTCGTCGTTATGCCTTCTACCCCCTACGATGCGAAAGGTTTGCTGAAAACAGCCATTCGGGACGACAATCCAATCATGTTTATTGAACACAAACTTCTCTACACAGAGGAGGGAGAGATCCCTGAGCAGGAATACACAATTCCGTTGGGGGTCGCTGATGTCAAGCGTGAGGGTGAAGATATTACGATTCTCGCGACGTCACGGATGGTCTTAAACGCCCTTACCGCGGCCGACACACTTGCCGCTGAAGGTATCTCTGCTGAAATTATTGATCCACGGACGTTGATGCCACTCGACAAAGACAGTATTCTCGACTCTGTTCGGAAAACGAATCGGCTGCTTATCGCACACGAGGCGGTCGGTAGAGCAGGATTCGGAGCGGAGATCGCCGCACTTGTCGTACGGGAGGCGTTTGACTATCTCGATGCCCCGATTGAGCGGGTCGCCGCGGCACCTGTGCCTGTCCCCTTCGCACCAGTGATGGAAAATTTCGTTATTCCCGATGCAGAACAGATTGCAGATGCAGCACGAAAACTTGTGCGTTATGAAATCTGA
- the thrS gene encoding threonine--tRNA ligase translates to MREPNQPEDYLQRLRHSTAHIMAYAVQQLFPDGEQTVKLAIGPPIENEFYYDMEVPRPITPDDFPEIEKHMKAMIKSNVPFVQETWAYDDAREWFGERDQKFKLELIDGISDREVSATDEGVDEAGVSIYHNGDFTDLCKGPHVEKTSECRYFKLLRVSGAYWRGDSNREQLQRIYGTAWETKADLQAYLTQREEAAKRDHRKLGRELELFQMHPESPGSAFWLPKGTLIYNLLSEKVRKLYLSEGYQEVRTPLIYDSSLWQTSGHWEHFKDDMFLVENEEGEPKSALKPMNCPAHMLIYKSVRHSYRDLPYRLHDQGVLHRNEATGTLTGLSRVRQMCQDDAHNFVTEDQIADEYERILGLFQRIYGAFGLPFRCGFSTRNPEKFMGDVDVWDRAETILEDVLKNNQIEYSIDPGEAAFYGPKLDFQVRDSLNRDVQCATVQLDFQLPERFDLTYVAPDGSEKRPVVIHRAICGSFERFIAMLIEHYAGAFPTWLSPVQCVVMTISQRFVDYGTEVEQLLSQKGCRVVLDNSDDKIGAKIRQARLQRVPYMLIIGGREQKSRTVSVRSRDEGDIGAMALDTFIDKIVQEADLDF, encoded by the coding sequence ATGCGTGAACCCAATCAACCTGAAGACTATTTACAACGCCTACGCCATTCGACCGCGCACATCATGGCGTATGCCGTCCAACAATTATTCCCAGATGGCGAACAGACCGTTAAACTCGCAATCGGACCGCCGATTGAGAACGAGTTCTATTACGATATGGAGGTGCCACGCCCCATTACACCCGACGATTTCCCCGAAATCGAGAAGCACATGAAGGCGATGATTAAGTCCAATGTGCCTTTCGTGCAAGAGACGTGGGCTTATGACGATGCGCGCGAGTGGTTCGGGGAACGTGATCAGAAATTCAAACTCGAGTTAATCGACGGGATTTCGGATCGTGAAGTCAGCGCTACCGATGAGGGTGTTGATGAAGCGGGCGTTTCTATCTATCACAACGGTGATTTCACGGACCTCTGCAAGGGTCCACACGTTGAAAAAACAAGCGAATGCCGATATTTCAAACTGCTCCGTGTTTCAGGAGCCTATTGGCGCGGTGATAGCAACCGTGAGCAGTTACAACGCATCTACGGCACCGCATGGGAGACCAAAGCCGACCTTCAGGCGTATTTGACACAACGCGAAGAAGCCGCCAAACGCGACCATCGGAAACTTGGACGCGAATTGGAACTCTTTCAGATGCATCCCGAATCCCCCGGAAGTGCATTCTGGCTTCCCAAAGGCACACTCATCTATAACCTCCTCTCCGAAAAGGTGAGGAAACTCTACCTCAGTGAAGGCTATCAGGAGGTACGGACTCCGCTCATCTACGATAGCAGTCTCTGGCAGACTTCTGGGCATTGGGAACATTTTAAAGACGATATGTTCCTCGTCGAAAATGAAGAGGGCGAACCGAAGAGCGCTTTGAAACCGATGAACTGTCCCGCACACATGTTAATCTATAAAAGTGTCCGCCACAGTTATCGGGATCTCCCCTATCGCCTGCATGACCAAGGGGTCCTGCATCGCAACGAAGCCACGGGGACGTTGACCGGCTTGTCGCGTGTGCGCCAGATGTGCCAAGATGACGCACACAACTTCGTCACAGAGGACCAGATCGCTGATGAATACGAGCGTATCCTTGGACTCTTCCAACGCATATACGGTGCTTTCGGTCTGCCGTTTCGATGCGGCTTCAGCACACGCAACCCGGAAAAATTTATGGGTGATGTAGATGTTTGGGATCGCGCCGAAACGATACTCGAAGATGTATTAAAAAATAATCAGATTGAGTACAGCATCGATCCCGGGGAAGCGGCGTTCTACGGTCCTAAACTCGATTTCCAGGTCCGGGATTCACTCAACCGAGATGTCCAGTGCGCGACTGTGCAACTCGATTTCCAACTGCCTGAACGATTTGACCTTACCTATGTCGCACCAGATGGCTCTGAAAAACGTCCTGTGGTCATCCATCGCGCAATTTGCGGGAGTTTTGAACGCTTTATCGCGATGCTGATTGAGCATTACGCCGGGGCATTTCCGACATGGCTCTCTCCTGTCCAATGCGTTGTGATGACAATCAGTCAACGCTTCGTTGATTACGGCACAGAGGTCGAACAACTTCTGTCACAAAAAGGCTGTCGTGTCGTATTGGACAATAGCGATGATAAGATTGGCGCGAAGATCCGTCAAGCCCGCTTGCAACGGGTGCCGTATATGTTAATCATCGGCGGACGTGAACAGAAAAGTCGCACGGTCAGCGTCCGCAGTCGAGATGAAGGCGACATCGGGGCAATGGCACTTGATACGTTCATCGACAAAATTGTTCAAGAAGCCGATCTGGATTTTTAA
- a CDS encoding penicillin-binding protein activator LpoB, which yields MYKILTVRPFRYGLIICALLVGITIFSSCSSSKQVTRVDADTTIDLSGRWNDTDSRMVADDIIQDCLTHPWINDHGINSGAKPVVIVGGIRNKSMEHIPVATFITDIERAFINSGKVRTVSSASERGEIREERADQGEFAAIETVKRMGRELGADYMMTGEINTIEDREGGDQVIFYQTDLTLTSIETNEKIWIGNKKIKKFIGRDKFKM from the coding sequence ATGTATAAAATTTTGACAGTCAGACCCTTCAGATATGGACTTATAATTTGCGCACTCCTCGTTGGTATCACAATTTTCAGCAGTTGCAGCTCCTCTAAACAGGTCACTCGTGTTGATGCCGATACCACCATCGATCTCTCTGGACGTTGGAACGATACCGATTCACGTATGGTTGCCGATGATATTATTCAGGACTGCTTAACACACCCTTGGATTAATGATCACGGTATAAACAGCGGTGCGAAACCGGTTGTGATCGTCGGAGGTATTCGTAACAAGAGCATGGAACATATCCCTGTCGCTACGTTTATAACCGACATTGAGCGTGCTTTCATCAACTCTGGAAAAGTGCGGACTGTCTCAAGCGCAAGTGAACGCGGCGAAATCCGCGAAGAGCGTGCCGACCAAGGCGAATTCGCCGCCATCGAAACCGTTAAACGGATGGGGCGCGAACTCGGCGCAGATTACATGATGACAGGCGAAATCAATACCATCGAAGATCGTGAAGGCGGAGACCAAGTTATTTTCTACCAGACAGATCTTACATTGACGAGCATCGAAACAAATGAGAAGATTTGGATCGGTAACAAGAAAATCAAAAAGTTTATCGGACGTGACAAGTTCAAAATGTAA
- a CDS encoding phytanoyl-CoA dioxygenase family protein translates to MPITDAMPELNRTLQFFPVENEKPSTLTHAQIEHFNERGFISPLDVFSEAEIAEHRAYFDQLMEKALAAGMNSYSINGWHTTCPGIHDLITEARILDYVQDLLGETLICWGTHYFCKLPGDVKQVSWHQDASYWPLSPSKTVTVWLAIDDAAIENGAMTVIPKSHLHGQIAFEPSTAEEKNVLGQTVHGATQYGDAPFPFEMKAGQMSLHSDLLLHGSEPNTSDRRRCGLTMRFVPPEVRAANDWNQRAIVARGSDPSRHWVHNPRPDADSIPER, encoded by the coding sequence ATGCCAATTACGGATGCAATGCCGGAACTCAATCGAACCCTTCAGTTTTTTCCCGTTGAAAACGAAAAGCCATCGACCCTAACGCACGCCCAAATTGAGCACTTCAACGAGAGAGGTTTTATCTCACCTTTGGATGTCTTTTCCGAAGCGGAGATCGCGGAACATCGCGCCTATTTCGACCAGCTCATGGAAAAAGCGTTAGCCGCAGGAATGAATAGCTACTCCATCAACGGATGGCATACCACCTGCCCCGGTATCCACGATCTGATTACCGAAGCCAGAATTCTTGATTATGTGCAAGACCTACTCGGCGAGACGCTCATCTGCTGGGGAACGCATTATTTCTGTAAGCTACCAGGCGATGTAAAGCAGGTGAGTTGGCACCAGGACGCCTCCTACTGGCCCCTCTCCCCGAGTAAAACTGTCACCGTATGGCTCGCCATTGACGATGCCGCAATCGAGAACGGTGCGATGACCGTTATCCCGAAATCGCACCTGCACGGGCAGATCGCATTTGAGCCGAGCACCGCTGAGGAAAAGAATGTGCTGGGTCAGACAGTACATGGGGCTACACAATATGGGGACGCACCCTTCCCATTTGAGATGAAAGCCGGGCAGATGTCGCTGCATTCGGATCTGCTCTTGCACGGTTCTGAACCGAATACCTCGGATCGACGGCGTTGCGGGCTGACAATGCGGTTCGTGCCGCCTGAAGTCCGCGCCGCAAACGACTGGAACCAACGCGCGATTGTTGCGAGAGGCAGTGATCCGAGCAGACATTGGGTGCACAATCCGCGTCCAGATGCGGATAGCATCCCGGAGCGGTAA